TCAGTTGAATAGGACAGTGGCCCGTCCGTTTTTTCAGGAAAGGTAATGCGAACCAAATCATCCTGACTTATATGCTCAATCTTTAGCGTTAACCAGTTACGCGGTTTATCCGTAGCAATTCCGTAACTATCGCTGACGCTGGGGATGGATGAAAATAAGTCATGGACTGAATAGCGGTCTTGTAACGGCGCAAGCTGGAACGCGTGAGCTAATTGCGCAAAAAACCCTTCCTTTTGTGGACGAACTTCGTCTTCCATGAGCATATAGGCGTTTCGTTTAAGCTTTCGTGTCGTGACACCATGTTGAAGAACACGACTGTTTTGGGGATAATACGGATCACGAGTCAATAACATCGCCTTCAACAAGTGAGAGCAGCCATAAAACAGCAACAATGGCTGGATAGACAAGTCGGCAACAGCGGAAGTGGAATAAAAATGTCTGGCTTGTCTCCAGAGAAACAGGAAACGCGAGCTTTGTTGAAAAGCTAGTCGCTCCGCATGCTCAACACCCATGTCGTGATAGCAGGCAGCCAAATATTTACGTGCAGTTGGTTCTGTCTCAAAATAGCGTAATGTTTTCCAAGCGTTATCCATGTTACCCACCTTTACCAATTTTCGTAATATGGTTAAGTTTCCTTAATTGTTTTTTGATTTATCTGTCTAATTGAATCTATAACCGAACGATATACTCATTTCTTGACAGTAAATTAAGCCGTTTGTTAAACTGTCTTAAACCATTCGCCGAGAGGAGCTTTCAACTGTGCGGGAAGACAAATTTGTTAAAGAGGGCTTAACGTTTGACGATGTATTGCTCATTCCAGGAAAATCTGAAGTTTTGCCAAGGGATGTTGATCTACGAGTACAATTGAGTGAGAATGTGAAGCTGAATATTCCTCTGATCAGTGCTGGTATGGACACCGTAACGGAGTCTGGACTTGCAATCGCCATGGCTCGCCAAGGTGGTATCGGGATTGTCCATAAAAACATGTCCATCGAGCAACAAGCAAGCGAAGTAGATCGTGTAAAACGCTCTGAAAGTGGCGTTATTACTAATCCATTCTCTTTGTCTCAAGAGCATACCGTCGAAGAAGCGAATGCTCTCATGGGTAAATATCGTATCTCCGGTGTTCCGATTGTCGATGACAATCAAAAGCTGATCGGAATTCTCACCAACCGCGATCTGCGCTTTGTACATGACTTCTCCATCAAGATCAAAGAGGTTATGACCAAGGAAAACCTGGTGACGGCTCCTGTCGGTACCACATTGCAACAGGCAGAATTGATTTTGCAACAACATAAGATCGAAAAGCTCCCGTTGGTGGATGAGAACAACACTCTGCGTGGACTCATTACGATTAAAGATATTGAAAAGGCCATCCAATACCCGCATGCAGCAAAAGATAAACAAGGGCGCTTGCTGTGCGGTGCTGCTGTTGGGGTATCTGCTGACACGTTTGAGCGCACAGCTGCACTGGTACAAGCTGGCGTGGACGTATTGGTGATCGATACCGCTCATGGGCATTCCAAAGGCGTACTTGAAACGGTAAAAGCAGTTCGCAAAGAATACCCAACGCTCACAATCGTCGCAGGAAACGTTGCAACTGGACAAGCTACTCGCGATCTGATCGAAGCTGGGGCATCTGTGGTGAAGGTTGGTATCGGTCCTGGTTCCATTTGTACAACTCGTGTAGTAGCAGGTATCGGTGTTCCTCAAATTACAGCGATCCACGATTGTGCACAAGTAGCGCGAGAGTACAATATTCCAATTATTGCCGACGGCGGCATTAAATACTCCGGTGATTTGCCAAAAGCAATTGGTGCAGGTGCTTCTGTGATCATGATCGGCAGTCTGTTCGCCGGTACAGAAGAAAGCCCGGGCGAATTCGAGATTTTCCAAGGTCGTCGTTTCAAGGTATATCGCGGAATGGGATCGATTGGCGCGATGAAAGCCGGCAGTAAGGACCGTTACTTCCAAGAGAACGCACAAAAGCTCGTTCCGGAAGGGATCGAAGGCCGTGTTCCTTACAAAGGCCCATTGGCGGATGTCACGTATCAGTTGATTGGTGGACTGCGTGCAGGTATGGGATACTGCGGAGCGAAGACCATCGAAGATTTGATTCAAAACTCCCAGTTCGTCCGCATTACCGGTGCTGGCTTGCGTGAGAGCCACCCACACGATGTACAAATTACAAAAGAATCACCTAACTACTCGATTTCCTAAGCGAAAAATAGTACGGAAGACCCAGGTCCCCTTTCTTTTAATAAGAGAGGGGATTTTTACTAGCTACTAACTTGTGGAAATAGGAGGAATCTCGCTTCAAGCCACCCTGTAACCTATGGTACACTTACAATTGTGTGCTTGTTTCATGAAAAAATAAAATCGACAGAAATAGGAGAGTGAGAGATTACATGAAGCGAAAGACATGGACAAAGCGATTGACAGGTCTGTTCCTTTCGGTCGCTGTTTTTGCTACAGCAATGGGAGGAATGGTTTCAA
This genomic stretch from Brevibacillus sp. DP1.3A harbors:
- a CDS encoding YaaC family protein, whose protein sequence is MDNAWKTLRYFETEPTARKYLAACYHDMGVEHAERLAFQQSSRFLFLWRQARHFYSTSAVADLSIQPLLLFYGCSHLLKAMLLTRDPYYPQNSRVLQHGVTTRKLKRNAYMLMEDEVRPQKEGFFAQLAHAFQLAPLQDRYSVHDLFSSIPSVSDSYGIATDKPRNWLTLKIEHISQDDLVRITFPEKTDGPLSYSTETFIQYIRRLAPSVCNLEKLASVNSKNIKELTLPQCALSELDQHPLFRLHQNVLFFWNGSASSLPLPEWASHYLLLYVLSMLCRYETEWWAELTMSHGLVERYLVEHFLDNHMDTFPSVIRRHFHRNHWMPLPSLPSDLY
- the guaB gene encoding IMP dehydrogenase, whose product is MREDKFVKEGLTFDDVLLIPGKSEVLPRDVDLRVQLSENVKLNIPLISAGMDTVTESGLAIAMARQGGIGIVHKNMSIEQQASEVDRVKRSESGVITNPFSLSQEHTVEEANALMGKYRISGVPIVDDNQKLIGILTNRDLRFVHDFSIKIKEVMTKENLVTAPVGTTLQQAELILQQHKIEKLPLVDENNTLRGLITIKDIEKAIQYPHAAKDKQGRLLCGAAVGVSADTFERTAALVQAGVDVLVIDTAHGHSKGVLETVKAVRKEYPTLTIVAGNVATGQATRDLIEAGASVVKVGIGPGSICTTRVVAGIGVPQITAIHDCAQVAREYNIPIIADGGIKYSGDLPKAIGAGASVIMIGSLFAGTEESPGEFEIFQGRRFKVYRGMGSIGAMKAGSKDRYFQENAQKLVPEGIEGRVPYKGPLADVTYQLIGGLRAGMGYCGAKTIEDLIQNSQFVRITGAGLRESHPHDVQITKESPNYSIS